A section of the Phacochoerus africanus isolate WHEZ1 chromosome 4, ROS_Pafr_v1, whole genome shotgun sequence genome encodes:
- the IGIP gene encoding IgA-inducing protein homolog, which yields MCSYYHMKKRSVSGCNITILAVMFSHLSAGNSPCGNQANVLCISRLEFVQYQS from the coding sequence atgtgcagttatTATCACATGAAGAAGCGCAGTGTGTCGGGCTGTAATATAACCATACTTGCTGTCATGTTCTCCCATCTCAGTGCTGGGAACTCACCATGTGGAAACCAAGCAAATGTGTTGTGCATCAGCCGGCTTGAGTTTGTTCAATATCAAAGCTGA